In Bombus huntii isolate Logan2020A chromosome 9, iyBomHunt1.1, whole genome shotgun sequence, a single window of DNA contains:
- the LOC126869601 gene encoding dynein axonemal assembly factor 11 has translation MSRITLDLLRKRSEHNEGEISTLEEIALHQENIEKIELIDRTCKHLKILLLQNNLISKIENLSKLKRLEYLNLALNNIETIENLQGLESLKKLDLTVNFIGDLRGIKTLRYNERLEQLFLVGNPCADYEGYREYSIATLTRLKELDGTPIDRSERIRALQRYAETEGEIVRSCARYKKIREAELLDYREQTAKSRADRKVVDAEEHRHEQEKKERADKEVNEEEEEEQEEEEEDDEEEDESFWNRTSRHTPEERVAIAERFMRKEKRRNRQKDRNVEPRTTYRLKLFDPQGKPYNMNQPKVPFKLNEEQYSDRVVLEVALYKYLDTCHVDVDVHPEYVRVTIKGKVLQLTLPCEVSVKDSTARRNTTNGRLVVTMPRLNPLPTILPLYKQAIEEEPDRRRTTIERRSTTSVREYLEIGPSRASDLDFSRIVAEPLVDGQKENRWKPKDEKVCSDDDSEVPPLE, from the exons ATGTCGAGAATCACGCTCGATTTATTACGAAAGCGTTCGGAGCACAACGAGGGCGAGATTTCGACGCTCGAGGAGATCGCGTTGCATCAAGAAAACATCGAGAAGATCGAACTGATCGACCGAACGTGCAAACATTTGAAAATTCTCTTGCTTCAGAACAATCTGATATCGAAGATCGAGAATTTGAGCAAGTTGAAGAGGTTAGAGTACTTGAATTTAGCGCTGAACAACATAGAGACGATCGAAAATTTGCAAGGGCTCGAGAGCTTGAAAAAGTTGGATCTAACGGTGAACTTTATCGGTGATCTTCGTGGCATCAAAACGTTAAG GTACAACGAACGCTTGGAGCAGCTGTTCCTCGTGGGAAATCCGTGCGCGGATTACGAAGGGTACAGGGAATACTCTATCGCGACTCTAACGCGATTGAAGGAGCTAGATGGTACGCCAATCGACAGATCCGAACGGATAAgagcgttgcaacgttacGCCGAGACCGAAGGGGAGATCGTACGAAGTTGCGCGAGATACAAGAAAATACGGGAAGCGGAATTGCTCGATTATCGCGAACAAACTGCCAAGTCACGAGCGGATCGA AAAGTCGTGGACGCGGAGGAACATCGCCACGAgcaagagaagaaggaacgaGCGGATAAAGAAGTAaacgaggaggaagaggaggagcaggaggaggaggaggaggacgACGAGGAAGAGGACGAATCGTTTTGGAATCGAACCAGTCGTCACACGCCGGAGGAACGCGTCGCCATTGCGGAACGGTTTATGCGAAAAGAGAAGCGAAGAAACCGGCAGAAAGATCGGAACGTCGAACCGCGAACTACCTACAGGTTGAAGCTGTTCGATCCACAGGGTAAACCGTACAACATGAATCAGCCGAAAGTGCCGTTTAAATTGAACGAGGAGCAGTACAGCGACCGCGTCGTCTTGGAGGTGGCTCTGTACAA ATATTTAGACACTTGCCACGTTGACGTGGACGTGCATCCTGAGTACGTGCGCGTCACGATCAAGGGAAAGGTACTGCAGCTGACCCTGCCGTGCGAAGTATCGGTGAAGGATAGCACGGCTCGAAGAAACACGACGAACGGCAGATTAGTGGTAACGATGCCGCGTTTGAATCCGTTACCTACGATTCTTCCTTTGTATAAGCAGGCGATCGAAGAAGAACCCGACCGACGTAGAACGACGATCGAACGGCGATCGACGACAAGCGTACGCGAGTACTTGGAGATAGGTCCGTCGCGAGCGAGCGACTTGGACTTTTCGAGAATCGTCGCTGAACCGTTGGTCGACGGGCAAAAGGAAAATCGTTGGAAGCCGAAAGACGAAAAAGTTTGCAGCGACGACGACTCGGAAGTACCGCCGCTCGAATGA
- the LOC126869588 gene encoding rhophilin-2 has translation MNIPIVSGDIVEDDIHKPRFVRDFILEHYSEDGTNYEEAIADLMETRQATRTPTRDAAGIALLLRYYNQLYFVERRFFPPDRSLGIYFEWFDSLTGVPSCQRTVAFEKASILFNAAALYTQLAAKQDRLSTRGLDQAIDAFLRAAGTFRYIHENFTNAPSMDLGPDMLEMLVQLMLAQARECLFEKLELQSKDGRNIDVSLDLAQEASQVAAVYSDVHGLISREPVRDYVPETWISLILVKREHHLALAHKHLALGLFDRAITEWRAETKLALEHVQRSDGKTQLDVIVPRDDNERKLLAKAHLREALVLHEESQRLQRMCRDLKAKQALAKVLKRVQESTVEDYNGIGDEDDFRGLLDPPDIIASTKFQLSITHPDFGQHGVEDLFRSLGPVAIFSAKRHWTAPRLIQLQRGPDGEGFGFSVRGDAPVIIAAVDHNSLADLGGMKEGDFIVGIGDKDVKWSSHEQVVRLIKQSGDFINLKLVTPMDRNYLKKPGKVNQQDKGSVSASSSSGISSGQPSPAGSVTTAHVAKKLPWNPFKKSVTQRDSRDLTFDNVILR, from the exons GACTTTATCCTCGAACACTATAGCGAAGACGGAACGAATTACGAGGAGGCGATCGCGGATCTGATGGAAACCAGACAG GCGACGCGGACGCCGACCAGGGACGCGGCAGGCATCGCGTTGTTGTTACGCTACTACAATCAACTGTACTTCGTCGAGCGAAGATTCTTCCCTCCCGATCGAAGTCTGGGCATCTATTTCGAGTGGTTCGACTCGCTGACAGGGGTTCCCAGTTGCCAACGAACCGTCGCGTTCGAGAAGGCTTCGATTTTGTTCAACGCAGCCGCTCTGTACACTCAATTGGCTGCGAAGCAGGATCGTCTGTCCACGCGAGGCTTGGACCAGGCGATCGACGCGTTCCTGCGAGCCGCCGGTACCTTTCGTTACATACACGAAAACTTTACCAACGCACCGAGTATGGATCTTGGGCCGGACATGCTCGAGATGCTCGTTCAACTGATGCTG GCTCAGGCGAGGGAATGTTTGTTCGAAAAATTGGAACTTCAATCGAAGGACGGCAGGAACATCGACGTTTCGTTGGACCTAGCGCAAGAAGCGTCACAG GTTGCGGCCGTCTACAGCGATGTCCACGGGTTGATCTCGCGCGAACCGGTCCGCGACTACGTACCGGAAACCTGGATATCGTTGATCTTGGTAAAACGGGAACACCACCTGGCTCTCGCGCACAAGCACCTCGCACTTGGATTGTTCGATAGAGCGATCACCGAATGGCGAGCTGAAACTAAACTCGCGCTCGAACACGTGCAAAGGAGCGACGGAAAGACGCAGCTCGACGTGATCGTGCCACGGGACGATAACGAAAGGAAGCTACTGG CGAAAGCGCATCTCAGGGAAGCTTTGGTCCTGCACGAGGAAAGTCAGAGGCTGCAAAGAATGTGCAGAGACTTGAAAGCGAAACAGGCGCTTGCCAAAGTTCTGAAGAGAGTACAAGAATCGACGGTAGAGGATTACAATGGCATCGGGGACGAGGATGACTTTCGAGGATTGTTGGATCCTCCGGATATCATAG CATCCACCAAGTTCCAATTGAGCATCACCCATCCGGATTTCGGACAGCACGGAGTGGAAGATCTTTTCAGATCGTTGGGTCCGGTCGCTATATTTTCAGCTAAAAGACATTGGACCGCGCCACGATTGATACAGCTTCAACGAGGACCCGACGGCGAAGGGTTCGGCTTCAGTGTACGGGGTGATGCTCCTGTAATAATAGCTGCGGTCGATCACAATTCGTTGGCCGAC TTGGGTGGCATGAAGGAAGGCGATTTTATAGTAGGAATCGGTGATAAAGATGTCAAGTGGTCGTCCCACGAACAAGTGGTTCGGCTGATTAAGCAATCCGGTGATTTTATAAACTTAAAACTGGTTACGCCGATggacagaaattatttaaag AAACCGGGTAAGGTTAACCAGCAGGACAAGGGAAGCGTTTCGGCAAGCAGCTCTTCCGGCATTTCCTCGGGTCAACCGAGTCCTGCCGGTTCCGTTACCACCGCCCACGTAGCTAAGAAACTACCGTGGAATCCGTTTAAAAAGTCGGTCACGCAGCGCGACAGTAGGGACCTGACGTTCGACAATGTAATACTTAGATGA
- the LOC126869612 gene encoding clavesin-2, producing the protein MAKSEEENYGCALSESTRTIARVELREDDAIREETLKQFRDWIQKHPNIKRCRTDAAFLLRFLRTKKFSVPMAEEMLERYLTIRQLYPNWFQNLDVEDKDIEAIIDAGYLIPLMQRDRHGRRVILSCAGRFDPYKYTSAQMARAHSLVVESLMDDEENQVRGYTHINDESGLTMGHLSAWSLTDIRNMLRCIQNSTPMRHKETHFVNIPSCAIKVIEFGISLLNDKLKNRIMVHKSLDELKTAIDPTILPKEYGGEIPLCEMIANFKKTLREQRNRIKELDDMYIEITSADCHYVSTNDDLCGISGSFRKLEVD; encoded by the exons ATGGCAAAGtcggaagaagaaaattacGGATGCGCGTTAAGCGAGAGCACGAGAACGATCGCCCGCGTGGAACTTCGCGAAGACGATGCCATCAGGGAAGAAACCTTGAAACAATTCAGAGATTGGATTCAAAAGCATCCTAATATCAAGCGTTGCAGAACGGACGCGGCCTTTCTCCTCAGGTTCCTCAGAACCAAGAAGTTCAGCGTGCCGATGGCGGAAGAGATGCTCGAACGCTATCTAACTATCAGACAATTGTATCCAAACTGGTTTCAAAATCTCGATGTCGAAGATAAAGACATCGAGGCTATCATAGATGCTGGTTATCTGATACCGTTGATGCAACGCGACCGTCATGGTCGACGAGTGATACTCTCTTGCGCAG GGCGTTTCGATCCTTACAAATACACGTCCGCTCAAATGGCTCGAGCTCATAGTCTCGTAGTGGAATCTCTAATGGACGACGAGGAGAATCAGGTCCGTGGATACACACACATCAACGACGAATCTGGATTGACAATGGGTCATCTTAGCGCCTGGTCCCTAACGGATATTCGTAACATGTTACGATGCATTCAAAACAGTACACCCATGAGACACAAAGAAACTCACTTTGTTAATATCCCGAGTTGCGCGATCAAAGTCATCGAGTTTGGCATTTCTCTTCTGAACGATAAGTTGAAAAATCGAATCATG GTACACAAGAGCCTGGACGAATTGAAAACAGCGATTGATCCAACAATCTTGCCGAAAGAGTACGGGGGAGAAATTCCACTCTGCGAGATGATCg CAAATTTCAAGAAGACTTTGAGGGAACAGAGGAATCGAATAAAGGAGCTCGACGACATGTACATAGAGATTACATCGGCGGATTGTCATTATGTTTCGACGAACGACGATTTGTGCGGTATCTCTGGCTCTTTCCGCAAACTCGAAGTCGACTGA
- the LOC126869615 gene encoding cobalamin trafficking protein CblD, whose product MLCVKYAKKTSATILFNVFSKSRYSRRSDKSTDSYKIVQANSENLNDVDGAVLGINSNWELLTPRGFRFYLPGSIGPGWSDVTTTIQVKTQLVDLHSNKQILVDGPKEKSGRLLSRSRKNNQRPELRYVAQECPLLLRKGIEELFPGCLDVGSPQLTIVTVSQSINPKVMKWNREIETEKLAKYFVLAASDICAKLRRMGYWADFINPFSGQPHLNLQKNSTLYKTDERFRCLGFKILHRSNCKVILNDNNAKNFLGNFYTTAPASTEFLREILHECELVNVNEA is encoded by the exons ATGCTTTGCGTAAAATATGCCAAGAAAACTAGTGCTACGATTCTGTTTAATGTGTTTTCAAAGAGTCGGTACTCTCGACGTAGCGATAAAAGCACCGATTCGTACAAAATCGTGCAGGCAAATAGTGAAAACTTAAATG ATGTGGATGGTGCTGTACTTGGAATAAATTCCAATTGGGAGCTTTTAACACCAAGGGGATTCAGATTTTATTTACCAGGAAGCATTGGTCCCGGCTGGTCGGATGTAACCACGACCATTCAGGTCAAGACGCAATTAGTCGACCTGCATTCCAACAAACAGATCTTGGTAGATGGTCCCAAAGAAAAATCTGGTCGCTTATTGAGTCGTTCGAGAAAGAACAATCAGCGTCCAGAGCTTCGTTACGTAGCGCAGGAATGCCCTTTGTTGCTAAGAAAAGGTATAGAGGAGCTATTTCCTGGATGTTTAGACGTCGGTTCTCCTCAGCTTACTATCGTTACTGTCAGCCAATCGATTAACCCGAAGGTTATGAAATGGAACAGAGAAATAGAAACTGAGAAGCTAGCTAAATAC TTTGTGCTAGCTGCTTCAGATATTTGTGCAAAATTGAGAAGAATGGGTTATTGGGCAGACTTCATCAATCCATTTAGTGGACAACCTCATTTGAATCTACAAAAAAATAGTACTCTGTACAAAACGGACGAGCGATTCCGTTGCTTAggatttaaaatattacatagGAGCAATTGTAAGGTCATTTTGAACGATAATAACGCGAAAAATTTTTTGG GAAATTTCTACACCACAGCTCCCGCGAGTACAGAATTTTTAAGAGAGATTCTACATGAATGCGAGCTTGTAAATGTTAACGAAGCTTAA